AAGTGGCCAAAAGAGCTGTCTTAGTCTAGACTTGGATTCGTTTGCCTTTGGATTATTGCGCTTCAGGCAGCAGTTGGTGCACACAGGTTTATAGCGTTGCAAACGCTTGATCAGATCATCCAAATCGGGACTGCCATCGCCATCAACTGCCATGTTCTTCAAGTCTTTCTCATCAGCCACATAATTCATCAGCAACATATCCACTTGAGTTGTATATGCTCCACTCCAATTCTGTGGCAGACTCTCTAAATAGTTCTCTGGTTTCTCCATGTATTTCACAGTCAGTCTGCTGGCTGGCAGATTTCCCGTCACTGGCTTCATCAAAATGGCCAACTCAATGGTGGCGTATGTGTTTAGAACACCTCTCAAAGGCATCACTTCGAAGAGCTTCGGATTGTCCACCTCAATGGAGTAGACCATTATCTTCTCGCTCAGATTGAGCAGACTCAGCTGACGCTTCTGGTAGAATGGAAACGGTGCTTGAAACGTCAAAGTCGTTGGCGATAGAATCAGCATATTCTTGATATCCATTTCTATAAGAGAGatgttgaaatttatattttagaaatacttttaatattgaCAACGATGCCAGGCAAGACTACTGagattgtaaaatatttccaaGTTCGATTTAAATGAGAGTCAAACAAAGCGCACTAAGTGTGAAGCTGTAAATATGATCTTACTTTAAAGTTGAACTTATTTAGTCATTGAagacaatttatttgaattataaaaagaaaaactaaaccAATTACATTTAGAAATGcttgctaaatatataaaaaaaagtatcaaaggtacagtcgagtgtgctcgagtATGAAATaggaataaaagcaaaacagtgcggtataaattgtaaaatataccaaattaatataccacaaaatattgtaaatataccCATTAggaataaatgcaaaacagtgtggtatagattgtaaaatatacccaattaatataccgcaaaaatattgaaaatataccaatggatatatttggtatatttgcatagtactacattcaaaatataccatagagcgcaaatactttgtatatttttggtatatatcacattgaaaatataccatcgagtgcaaaatataccaaatatagtaaatattataacattcaaaatataccataatgtgcaaaatataccacattgtcagcCAAACCAACTAAGAACGATAGTAAGTAGGTATTTTaccccatacaaaagtattttcttaattattctctattattattattattctttacTTCTAAAATTTGCATCTGATTACTACCAAATTCAGGAATCATATagcctataaatataaatgttcaTACGGATGGACAAagggacatggctatatcgtctcggttgTTGCCTTCCTCTGCTTGTTACCTACATTTCCTAgaagcacaaagttataattccATTCTACTTTTTGGGTAGCGTgtgtaaaaagaaaaactaaataacaattttgaaGTGCTTGCAAACactttaatattaatagaTTCAACTAGGATTTAGTTGCGACAATTTAAGTGTTTCTTGGCTTTGTgttcaatttgcattattgGCATTCAGTTGAATAGATGTTGAGCTAATTAACTGATGCCAGTCCATTGAGTTATGTGGCAGCTTTGCATTGTcagttgaagctgaagtcAGTTGTTCTCCGACCCTCTGggtattatatatactatatatgtatgtatgtatgtatgtacgtagtTCTAGGTCCGAGTGTTTGGCGAGTGAGTGTGTCACATCGATGGCATTATTAGCAACAAATGCCCAATAAACGCCTCGAGGGTCCATTCAAACTACCGCAATTTCGAATCTTCAGCCAGCTTGGGCAGCCAAATTGGGGCTACC
This DNA window, taken from Drosophila nasuta strain 15112-1781.00 chromosome 2L, ASM2355853v1, whole genome shotgun sequence, encodes the following:
- the LOC132791589 gene encoding uncharacterized protein LOC132791589 isoform X1, with protein sequence MPKSSCWRWGMLIKNMLILSPTTLTFQAPFPFYQKRQLSLLNLSEKIMVYSIEVDNPKLFEVMPLRGVLNTYATIELAILMKPVTGNLPASRLTVKYMEKPENYLESLPQNWSGAYTTQVDMLLMNYVADEKDLKNMAVDGDGSPDLDDLIKRLQRYKPVCTNCCLKRNNPKANESKSRLRQLFWPLCLAALSVGVIVAHQCVVAWSDDSANKIF
- the LOC132791589 gene encoding uncharacterized protein LOC132791589 isoform X2 codes for the protein MDIKNMLILSPTTLTFQAPFPFYQKRQLSLLNLSEKIMVYSIEVDNPKLFEVMPLRGVLNTYATIELAILMKPVTGNLPASRLTVKYMEKPENYLESLPQNWSGAYTTQVDMLLMNYVADEKDLKNMAVDGDGSPDLDDLIKRLQRYKPVCTNCCLKRNNPKANESKSRLRQLFWPLCLAALSVGVIVAHQCVVAWSDDSANKIF